In Romeriopsis navalis LEGE 11480, the DNA window GTACAGGAGCGGCCCGCCAGCTGCGTGCTAAACGGGTGTTAGCGGTGGGCACAGACATGAATGTGGGTAAAATGTCGGCTTGTTTGGAATTATATCGATCGGCCCAGGCCCAAGGACTCAGAGCCAAATTTCTGGGCACCGGGCAAGCGGGAATTATGATTGCGGGCGGCGGGATACCGCTGGATGCTGTGCGCGTTGACTTTGCCGCCGGGGCTGTGGAACAGCTTGTCATACAGGCCGGTGATGACGTTGATCTCTTGTTCGTTGAAGGCCAAGGTTCGCTGTTGCATCCTGGGTCAACCGCGACGTTACCTTTGATTCGAGGGGGGCAGCCCACGCACCTAATTTTGGTCCATCGTGCGGGGCAGACCACCGTGCGTCACCTGCCGCACGTGCCGATTCCCCCCTTGGCTCAGGTGGTGCAGCTCTATGAAGCCGTGGCCCAAGCCGGTGGAGCCTTTGCGCCGGTGAAGGTTGTCGGGATTGCTTTGAATACCGGCCATTTAGATCCGGTTGCAGCAGACCAAGCGATCGCCGCGGTGAATGCAGAAACCGGACTGCCTTGCACGGATGTGGTGCGCTATGGCGGCGATTTATTGATCGGAGCCCTGACGTAATTTGGCCGGTTGCCCTGACAGAATGGGGCCGATTGTTTGGCCGATCGCGGGTGGTTAGCCAAACTTGTAGTGTTTTTTGACATCGTCCCGAATCTTCCAGGTGCAGCGCATACCGGCTGGAAAAGTGACTAAATCTCCCTGGCCCATTGCTACGGGGGTACCGCCATTTGGCGTAACAATTACATCCCCTGCGAGAAAGTAGCAAGTTTCAGACTCATCGTAAGTCCAAGGAAATTCCGACGCTTCCTTCGTCCAAATTGGCCAGCTGCGGACGCCAAGATCCCCAAGCTTGGACTCATCTGGCTGGTGAACGACTTGGATTTCCATGGCCTCTTCCTTGCATTGAGCATAAAGTTTATCTTCCCTACTTTAGCCTTGCTAGCGCTTGATACTAAACCTATACAAACGGCGGTAGCGATCAATTGGTTGCGTATGTAATCCTGAAGCTAGCCGCGAGCGTGAGAAGTGGAATGTAGATAAGGGCGCAATCCGGCGGTCAATTCTCCCTGGTGGAAATTCATGAAACGGCAGTTAAAACGGCAAATCCGGCAATTTATCAGGAAAATCCTGCCATTTTGTTTGGGCTTACTCCTCGTGGGCGTGCAGATTGGCCCCTCGGTGGCACAGGCCCCCATCCGAGTTGCGGTGGATCAACCGCGCCCGAAC includes these proteins:
- a CDS encoding DUF1611 domain-containing protein, whose translation is MFTPTNRIAVLLHDGLRANPGKTGLALIRYRPEQIAVVIDQMSSGENFAQLTGIDVEVPIVASMADALIYQPDWLAIGIAPSGGSLPDAWFEDVRVAVESGVSIANGLHTQMAELPQLQTMRQPGQIIWDIRQEPLGLHIGTGAARQLRAKRVLAVGTDMNVGKMSACLELYRSAQAQGLRAKFLGTGQAGIMIAGGGIPLDAVRVDFAAGAVEQLVIQAGDDVDLLFVEGQGSLLHPGSTATLPLIRGGQPTHLILVHRAGQTTVRHLPHVPIPPLAQVVQLYEAVAQAGGAFAPVKVVGIALNTGHLDPVAADQAIAAVNAETGLPCTDVVRYGGDLLIGALT
- a CDS encoding cupin domain-containing protein, producing MEIQVVHQPDESKLGDLGVRSWPIWTKEASEFPWTYDESETCYFLAGDVIVTPNGGTPVAMGQGDLVTFPAGMRCTWKIRDDVKKHYKFG